The Halarchaeum grantii sequence TACGCTTCCGGAACAAGGTGATCAGTCTCGGAATCATATTGGTAGATTCCCGCAAAATCAAACTGAAAGAGATCGGTTGTCGCATTAACGGCGTCCTCAACAACCGTGGTCGTCGAGTCAGCCATGAGCAGATTGCGTGTTGTTTCGTGGAGGGCAGTGAGCTGCTCATTATATCGATATTCATCTGTGATATCGGTGTAGACAGCGTAGCCATCCGTTTCGGTGGTATTCGTCCGAAGGGGGATCGCTTGAAGACGAAACATTCGCAGTTCACCAGAGGCAGTCTGGCGACAGATCTCCGACTCCTCAAACTGCTCATAAGCGTGTGCACGCTGACTGATGCCGGACGCACTGTCTTGCAGGGATGGTGGCACAATCAGCTCGTCAATTGACCTCCCTTGAATGTCTTCTTCCTCAAACCCGAACGTCCGCTCAAACGCTGGGTTAACAGCCTGAATCATTGGATCCTGGTGGATGAACTCGATTTCAGCGATGCAGTCAGAACTGTTCTCGAGCAGTGCAGTGATTTTGGTATTCTCGTCCTGAAGCTGCCGTCGGTGGCGGCGACGCCGACTATCATAGACTCCAACACCGAGCCCAGTCAGGGTAGCGACAGTAATTGTATGCGTGAAAAGAAGATATGGCTTAAAGACACCTTCAATGAGCTGAATCATATATACCCAGCCGAGGAGCAGACAGACCGTAACCGCACTCAGAATACTCCATCCCGCGATGAGGTACGCGGTCTGCGGTGAAATCGGCCGATAAGCAAGGAGGAGAATCCCTGATCCGACAAGCAAGAGGTTGAGGAGAATCGGGAGAGAATTCTCAAAGAGAGTCAAATATAGGGGGACGCCTTGGTGGAAAACGTCTGCGGGGATATCGTAGAGAGTGAGTGTGAGAAAAACGAGGCCAAGTAGTAAGATTGCACCCCCGCTCAATACCCGTTTCCAACGGTTCCGATTCATAGACAGAAAACGACCTGAGTTGCGTCAAATGTTTCGGTTGCTCTCGCGAAGACGCATCGAGATCTGGTCAATAGACACACCCCGTGTGCAAAATGTAGATATCTGTTCTACAGGCGGTTCACAGCCTTAGAGCTGTAAACCGGAATCTGAGTTCATCTTCCTTAACCAACAGGGTACGAAGAAAGCGCGACTGTGTTAGTTAAACAAGATGTGCCGCGAACCGCAGTGTGGTTTGTCGACCCCGAGAGGGGTGCGGGAGTGCCTAGATGGCGCTCTCGAAACCGACTATGAGTGGAATATTCGACGACGGCGCAATCGCACAGACAACACACGCCGAGGGCGAGATTCGGTACGTCGGGTCTCGCGAATACGGACAGGTGCTAGTGACGAAGCACCCAGAGGGCGAGCGACTCACCCCCGAGCGTAGCCTCACCATTGCCCGTCACAGTCCTGGTGGGTTCGCCGTCGGATATCGTGGGAGTGGGCCGGCGCAGCTCGCACTCGCCATCCTCCTGGACTACACCGACAACGCCTCCCTCGCCCGTGACCATTACCAGACGTTCACAGACGAGGTCATCAGCCAACTCGAGTACGGCGCCGATGGAACCTGGACGATCACCGACGCCGACATCGAGCAGGCTCTCCCCGACGACGTCGCACTACCCGCGTAACCAACCTCACTCACCGACAATGTCCGACACTACTGACGCTTCGAGCGACGCGGCCGCCGAACAGCCCACCGAAACCAAGCACGTCGAGCGCACCGACGTCGGCGTCTCGATCACCGTCCAACTCAAGCGTGGCTCCGGAACTCGCGACGAGGACAAAATCAAGGGCAAAGTGAAAGCTCAGACACTTGAGGACGCCAAGGAGGACATGGAGGTGCTTCGATCGTACCTCCACACGCTCGCCGAGGACGCACGCCAAATCCAACCGGAAGTCGAGACCGAGTAGAACGAGAGGCGCACAGTACGTCTTCAGGTCGGTTTATCGTCGCCGAGAAGGGCGAGGCGACAACCAATGTCCGAGCAGACAACGACCGACGAGACCCCGCTCACGCCCGAACAGCGACTCACCCCAGAAAACCTCGACCTCCTCCGTGCCGGTATCGTAACCATTCCCAACGTCGAGACTGTCCGGGAATGCGTCGCCTACGAGAACGCACACCAGAATCGGGAGCCGGTACTTCGCTGGCTCGCACAGCAAGCAGCAGAACTTCGAGACGAGAAGTGATACAGACCGATATCGCATACCTCCGTCTTCAGGCGGAGGTCAAGCGGTAAGCATAGTGCGTCAATCCACAATTCCCTTCATTACCGGATTTCCTACGCTTTACCAAGGTATTAAGACGCCAACGAACCATAGTGTGCAGTACGGATGAAGACCACACGGCACGCGACCTACACCCTCAACTACCACCTCGTGTGGCTGCCGAAGTACCGCAACCCGGTACTCAACGGTGAGGTCGCCGACCGTGTACGAGACATCCTCCACGAAATCGCCGACGAAAAAGGATTGGAGATTATCGACCTGACCGTCCAACCCGACCACATCCATCTATTCGTTAGTAGCCCGCCGAAACACGCCCCCTCGCTTCTCACTAATTGGTTCAAGGGCATCAGCTCGCGGAAATACAACCACCGCTATGCCGACCACGACGGCGAGAAAATCAAGTGGGCCCGCGGCTACTACGCAGGGACGGCAGGCCACGTTTCCAGCGAAACAGTCCAGGACTACATCCAGCGTCACGAGGAAGCCGACACATGACGGAACTCACCAAAACGCTGGAACTGAAACTCGTCGACCCGAATACCCACAAGCGGCAGAAACTCCGCGAGACGCGCGACGCCTACCAGCAGGCCCTCCAAGAGGCCTTCAATGCTGGTTGTACGACGCAGACCGAAGCGAACGACGTGGTAGTCACCTACGACCTGTCGGGGTACGCGAAAAACGCCCTCAAGAAGTACGTCCCACAGTTGACGACGACCTACAACGCAGGCGACCTACACGAGGACCACCCCGTCAGATTCACCAACGAGGGACTACGCCTCGACCACAACCCCGAGAACACTATCGAGTGGTACGTCAAAATCCCGCACCACGAGGACTACCACCTCTGGATGCCCGCCCAACCGAACCCCAACCAACGGGATTGGCTAGAAGCGTTGAACGCGGGGGACGCCACGATGGGTGAGAGTCGGCTATTCCAGCGGGACGGAACGTGGTATCTCCACGTGACCGCAACCCGCGACGTGGAGGAGCGTTCCGAAGTGTCCGCTGAAGAACGGACACTCATCGGAGTGGACATCGGGGAAGCGTCGCTCGTCACGGTGTGTCACCGCGACGACCACGGTTCTCCGACCCACCCCGAATTATGGGCCGACGAAGGCAAGACCGTCCGTCGGCTGCGCAAGACCTACTTCACCGCCACACGGCGACTCCAAGAACGCGGAAGTGACCGCATTGCCGAATCCTACGGCGACGACGTGTGGAACCAGATCGACGACGTGTTCCACACCGTCACCCGTGAAGTCGTGGAGTACGCCGAATCCGTCGAGAATCCCGTGCTGGTTCTCGAAGACCTGACGTATATTCGAGAGTCGATGGACTACGGCGAATACATGAACCGCCGTCTCCACGGATGGGGGTTCGCCAAACTCCACACCCAGATCCGATACAAGGCCGTCGAAAAGGGAATTCCCGTCGCAACAGTGAACCCGCGAAACACCTCGAAAGAGTGCCATTCGTGTGGTGAAGTTGGGTATCGCCCAAAGCAGGCGACGTTCAAATGCACGAACGACGACTGCTGGATGGGCGAGTACCAAGCCGACGTGAAC is a genomic window containing:
- a CDS encoding DUF6166 domain-containing protein, which translates into the protein MSGIFDDGAIAQTTHAEGEIRYVGSREYGQVLVTKHPEGERLTPERSLTIARHSPGGFAVGYRGSGPAQLALAILLDYTDNASLARDHYQTFTDEVISQLEYGADGTWTITDADIEQALPDDVALPA
- a CDS encoding DUF7389 domain-containing protein, translated to MSDTTDASSDAAAEQPTETKHVERTDVGVSITVQLKRGSGTRDEDKIKGKVKAQTLEDAKEDMEVLRSYLHTLAEDARQIQPEVETE
- the tnpA gene encoding IS200/IS605 family transposase, which codes for MKTTRHATYTLNYHLVWLPKYRNPVLNGEVADRVRDILHEIADEKGLEIIDLTVQPDHIHLFVSSPPKHAPSLLTNWFKGISSRKYNHRYADHDGEKIKWARGYYAGTAGHVSSETVQDYIQRHEEADT
- a CDS encoding RNA-guided endonuclease InsQ/TnpB family protein, with amino-acid sequence MTELTKTLELKLVDPNTHKRQKLRETRDAYQQALQEAFNAGCTTQTEANDVVVTYDLSGYAKNALKKYVPQLTTTYNAGDLHEDHPVRFTNEGLRLDHNPENTIEWYVKIPHHEDYHLWMPAQPNPNQRDWLEALNAGDATMGESRLFQRDGTWYLHVTATRDVEERSEVSAEERTLIGVDIGEASLVTVCHRDDHGSPTHPELWADEGKTVRRLRKTYFTATRRLQERGSDRIAESYGDDVWNQIDDVFHTVTREVVEYAESVENPVLVLEDLTYIRESMDYGEYMNRRLHGWGFAKLHTQIRYKAVEKGIPVATVNPRNTSKECHSCGEVGYRPKQATFKCTNDDCWMGEYQADVNGAINIADRYRSGESRSRKHENDDDSAADGARLTAPQDSHADADTQQKTRGTNAS